One Ovis aries strain OAR_USU_Benz2616 breed Rambouillet chromosome 24, ARS-UI_Ramb_v3.0, whole genome shotgun sequence genomic window, GAGGCATTGGCGCCAGTTTTATTGACAGAAGGCTGAACAGCCCGACTTGTTAGgtcttctttcttatattttagcAAGAAGGGTCTCTGTCTACGTCGCCACTGTCCACTCCGTTTCAGAGGCAGGCTCTTCACACACCTGCTGCGCCCCACCCTTCAGGAGGTGCAGAGAGGCTGTGCACAGAGGTGCCCCCCGGTGTGGAGGGAGGCGTGGGGGCCTGGTGCACACCCGCCGTGGAGCCCACCCCACGCCTCCAGCTCAAGTCAGCCGTGAGTTCTGTCCCCGAGATGGCGGGTTCACGGCACATCTGCCTGGAAACAAGGCTGCTTCATCCCAGCGACCTCCCTTCTGCTCTCCTTAGGGGCTTCAGAAGCGTCTGCCCTGGGCCCAGCGTGTGCCGGAGGCAGGGGACGGCTCTGTGGGAGCAGCCAGCGGACAGATGCCCCAGGGCCGCGTGGGGCGCGCCGTCCACTCCCGCGGCCCCTACACGGTGCTGCTGAGCTTCACCTCGGCCTGTTCTGCGCCGTCCGGGACCACGGCCTTCAGGGCCGCGTGGCAGAGGCGGTTCAAGGCCGACAGGCCGGTTTTCTGCTCCAGGTAGAGCCGCAGCTTGTCGCGGAAGGTCTCCCCGAGGAAGCTGTAGATGAGCGGGTTGAGGCAGCTGTTGGAGAAGGCGGCCAGGTTGACCACGTGGCCGGCCAGCGGGTGGGCGTGGCGCGGGGAGCGCTGGCAGGGCGCGGCCCCGGGCGGCGCGCGCTGGAGCAGGTGCACGCTGATGAAGACGTTCTCGGGCAGCCAGCACACGAAGAAGACCAGCACCACGGCCAGGATCATGCGCAGCGCCTTCTGCCTCCGCGGGCGCAGGCCGCGGTGCCGCTGCGCGCTCACCAGCACGCGCACGATGAGCGAGTAGCAGAGGCCGATGACCGCGAAGGGCAGCACGAAGCCCAGCGTGACCTCCAGCCACTGCACCTCCCGCACGTCCGCGAAGCAGAAGCACGCGTCCTCGCGGTGCTGCAGGTGGACGGCCGTGAAGGGCACCAGCGTGGCGGACACGGAGGCCAGCCAGATGAGGCCGCAGCTCAGCCGCGCGCGGGGCTTGGTGCGGAGCGGGCCGCAGCGCACGGCCTTGGCCAGGGCCAGGTAGCGGTCGAAGCTCATCCAGGTGAGGAAGAAGACGCTGCTGTACATGTTGACCTGCAGGAAGAGCGACATGAAGGTGCAGAGCGCGGCGATGCCGTAGTACTGCTCGTCCAGGTTGAACACCTCGATGAGCGAGTCTGCCACCAGGATGAGGTCTGCGGCTGCTAGGTTGATGAAGTACAGGTCGGGGATGGTCATCTTCTCCCGGAAGCGGAAGTTCACCGCCAGGATGAGCAGGTTGCCCACGAAGCCGATGGGGAAGAGGAAGACGGCGTacaggcaggagaggaagagccCGATGGCGTACTGCTGCCGCTCCGAGAGCGCCGCCGAGCCGTTGGCCAGCGCGCGCGGCAGCTCCAGCCCTGCGGCAGTGCCGTTGTAGGCGCCGGTCGGCAGCTCCATGTCAAGCCGGGGGCCCCGGGGCCGGCGGGCCTCTCAGGATGCGCTGCGCTGCTCCCGGAAGCTCGTGCTGAGCAGGAAACGCATCTTGAGAGAGAGGTGGTGCTCCTGGAAGTGAGCCAGGCGACCGTGAGGCCAGAGCGGGTCCCTGGGCACCTGTGCAGCCAGAGGCGGCGCCCTCACCCTGGGGCACCTGGGAAGCGAGAGCAGAGGGTCAGCGGGCGCCAGGGTGCGCCGGCGCGGGGGAGCACACACGCGTGGGTGGGCTGCGGTGTGTCCCCTCGGCCCGGAGGGTGGCCAGCCCTGAGCTGGAGCAGGGGAGCCACACACAGATATCACACACCCGGGTTCTCCCGAGGCTCCAGGGCCCTGGGCCTGAGGCCCGCCAGAGACAGCTCTGAGGGAGCAGGGCAGGGTgtcttggtggggggtggggagccttAGGAGGTTGAGAGGGGAAAGGTGACTCTCTGGAAGAGTGGACCCAGCGCACGCCAAAGGTGCAGCCGGCTTTGCTCTTCAGCTGCACAGGTGCAGGGACCCAGTGGTCCTGGCCAATCCTGAGTTCGGGTGCTGAACGTGAAGTTGTTTTCATAACATGAGATGGAAAAAAGTGGTCATTGTTTCAGgacctaaattttaaaatttgtcttagTTTTGTCGGTTATTGTAAAACCAGAAGTATCTCCTTCCTGCTGCCTGCAGCCTAGAAGTGCTGTGAccaggaggctgggagggaaACCCTCCCGGACCTCTGCTTTTGCCAGTCCTGCCCTGGTGGTCGCCAGCGCCCAGCTGGACACAGGCTCTGCTCATGTGCTCCCTGAGCCtctgggcagggcctggggtAGCGGGGCATcccgggctggggtggggggcaggcggCCAGGCAGCTGGGTGGGAGCGAGGAGCCCTAGCAACCGGCCTCACCTGCAGATGGTTGGGAATCGCTTCCAAAGTGTTGCCAAAGCAACAGACACTTCCTGAGCAAGCGCTTGAAAGCACTGTTGAAAACAAGGAAAGCAAAGAGATACATCAGGAAAGCACCGTTAAAAACAAGGAAAGCAAAGAGATACATCAGGACCCGCCAGTCAGTTACTTTAAAAAGACTCGGTAGCCTCTGCTTCTGGGGCTGATACACTGGATCTTACTGGTGGCTCCGTGCTCTCTATTCGTCTCTGGTCGGTAATCCCAATTTGAACCAGATAAATGCCACTCTTCTTGGATCCCATCTGTAATGTTTAGAgcctctgtttttaaatttatttgtaaaagcTGCTTAAGAGTATTTGCTTTGCTCTTTTTAATGTGGGGATTTGGGAGGTTGTGGGCTGATCTCCGGAAGTTCAGGGCCAGCAGAGCCGTGGGGCACACCCGGCCTCCGCAGTGCTCCCCTGCCCTCTTCTTTCCCGAGTGCTCTCCCATCCTCCACCGTTGCTGCTGTTTCTGTGCTAGTCTTGAGAAAAGACAGGCATGAGTCTTAACTGCTACACACTTTGCTCATGAAAGTTGGCCACGAATTCAGATAGAAAGGCGAGTGTTAAACAGTGGGCCCTTGTCTTGTCTCAGATTGCCACCGCTTGTCCAGATCTAGGAAAACGAGCCGCGTTCTTGTGAGATCTCTCGTGCTGAGTGGCTCAGCcgcgcctgactctttgcgaccccggggactgtagcccgccagactcttctgttcatgggattttccaggcaagaacactggagtgggctgccatttccttttccagggagaTCTATTAGCTATGTGTTCTACATATTAAATTAATCTCAGGCTGGTGGGCATCCTCACTGAAGGAGAAAGCAAAGTGCCGGCTGTCAGAGGACAAAAACCGTTCACCATCCCTGCTGTCCTGTGATACAAAAGAACCTTCCCGCTGAGCCTCCGTATTGAAGTCCCAGTGGGGGCGCACGGGTTGTCCACATTGGCCCGGCCGCTGTTCACCACCCCAGGCGAGCCCGCCCAACCCAGCTGCCTGGCCCCTGCCCATCCGGGCGCCTGGGACCCCCTTACCTGTGCTGCCTCTGGCCACCCGACGTGCGTTGCCCTGAGCGGACCTGTCCCGTCCCTGGGAGCGGGGCTCAGCCAGCCTCCCAACGTCTCCCAGCAGTGATTCTGGACTGGGGTGGAATCGGCCTTTGCAGGGCTCTAGCAAGGAGCGGGGAGGAGCAGGAAGCACGGCACCCAGCCCTCAGCCAGCCTGCCCGCCGCCCTCCGGCCAGGCCTGCCCCTGGTGGCTGCAGGCTTTATAGGCGCAGCGACCATCCGCAAGCCCGCCTGTAACCCCCTCAGTGCCGGTCTCCTCCTCACCCTGCGGCACTGAGCTGGGCCCCACCACCCGTCTTCCTGGAAGTTTGCAGTTGGGCTGGCTTTTCTTCACCTGCTGATACAAACTTTCCTTTTTAACTTTGAAGGGACTGTAAGTGGGTCTTGTTTATCTTTCAGAGAATAACTATTATTCTTTGTCGGAGTTTACATATTGCTGCTTGTTTTAGCAAGAGACTGCCTTTACGACTCGCCACTAAATCTCCTTAGCCAGCAGCGTGTGAATTATGCATAGAGAATGTAACCTGCAAATCTCGACATTTGTAGACAGAAATGCAGACCCAGCGAGCAGTGAGGGGCAGGTGAGCTCCAGGCTGGGCAGCGCGTCCTGTTGGAGAGGAGCCCGCTCAGCctcaccacccccgcccccacccacccgACTCCGCCAGAGCCCCTGGAGGGCTCGCCCTGCGGCTGCTGCAGAAAACCCCTCTTCCTGCCACGACCCCTGCTCTCCCGCCCGACCCGTCCCAGTGCTGACCGAGCTCGCGCTCCACCTGCTGGCGGCGCGGAGAGGCTGCCAGAGCCGCCCCAGCGTCTGGGGCGAGGGGCCCCAGGCGTGAGCTCCGCAGTTGTCATCAACACTGCATTTTAACCCATCTCATATCTTCCTCTTGGtgtgtggtctttttttttttttttttttaccttttgggttttttttgaaGCTGTACGACTGAAGTCTGAGTGGTCTTTGGATGACGGACGAATGAGGCGGACTGCTGCAGTGGGAGCCTTGGGGCGGCGCGTGCTTCCCGCAAGCGGAGGGCTGCTGACGGGCGGGAGTGTGGATGCGCCTGGGTCCCCAGCCCCGCGCTGCCTGCCGCATCCTGCGATGAGCTCCACGGCGGTAGAGTGACGCTGACTTGACACCCTTCAGGGGTGTGTTTTAGGAGAGGTCCCTTTtcagcagcttcccaggtggcgctaaagTTGAAGAACCCGCCTGACAGTACagtagatgtgggttcgattcctgggtcggcaagatcccctggaggagggcatggtaacccgctccagtgttcttgcctggagaatctcacggacagaggagcctcacaaagagtcagacacgactgagcaacttagcaggcacgcacCTATTTTCAGCAGAATACTGTGAACtttttatggaaaaatctgaTATTTAGGGTTTTTCCCAGCTCTGCTTCTGATAGGCTCGCCTTTTAAAGGATGGCCCAATAACATGGATGGGGTTGATCTGATCTCAGACCTAATTTTGGCCAGCTGCACACAGGATGGTTTCCGCACTAGAAACGCTGGAGACGCCATCTTGAGGGAATGAGTCATGAGAAAGTGCAGCTTCCTCTCGAGTTAAACAAATAAAGCGCGAATTCAGGCCCCGAAATAGCCGAGCCGCGCCCCTGCCGCACAGCCGCTCCCTCCTGGCGGGAACGCAGCCTTCAGCCCCACCTGTGCGACCTGAGCACGACATCCCGACACCCAGTGTGTCCCGAGCTCACCCAGGGCCGTGAACCGGGCTTCGGGCTCACCATCGGGAATGAGCTGGGGCTGCCACGCCACAGGCCTCGTGTTCCTGTGGCTGCGAATGGGTAGGCGTCTCCCCTCCTGCCGCTGCTGAGTGTGAGGGCCCGGCCCTGCCTGAGAGGCATCAGGCCTGTCGGTATTCTGCGGGCGGGCCTCCTGTGAGGCGTGGGGAGCGTCTGTAACCGTGAACACCCAGCCTTGAACGGGCGCTTCCTCGGTGCTCGCGGCGCGGCCGGCCCGCTGCACCGAGGGGCAGAGCTGCACAGCTGAGCGCGTGCCTGGACGCGACGAGGGCTGTGCGCGCACGCTGGGCAGGGGAGGGCCGGGCTGCCCTGAGTCAGGGAGGCCTTTGGGCTCCACCCGGTTCTCGAGGTGGCTGGGCAGGCCTGGGAAGTGATGAGTCCCGGGAAGATTCAAGCCAGGTCGCACTGGAGCAGGGTGGGTACAGGGACCCCCAGGCCTCCACCGCCAGCATCCTCTGCACCTCCTGCCGCCCGCGCTGACGTATGCACAGATGGACAAGTGCCCTTGAGTCCCGCCCTGCCGCGGGTGCGCCGGGGAGGGGTCTGCGGAAGGTTTCCCGGATGGGGCTCGAGCACGTCCATTTCCAGCATCCTGCAGGTCTCACCCGGGCCTCTGCCTTTGAGGACCGGCGGCTGGAGCGCGAGTGGCTTGGGGGCAGGGTGTCACCGCCTTGGACCCAGAAATTCTGACCCTGCGGCCTCTCTGCGGGGTGGGGGCTCTGAGTCCTGGAGGGAGGCCTTTAAATAACTGCGCAGGCGCAGGCGTAGGCTGCCGCGCGGGAAAATCACCTGTTTCCATGTAAATGTCCCGGCTCCTCAGACTTTTAAGTGGGGAGAGAACACTGCTGTGTGTTCAGAGGAAATTGACGGCAATAAAGTTGGAAATTGTTTCCACCAAAGGCCGAAAGGCGGGCGGGGCAGAGGCGCGTGGTGGCCATAGGCCGCGCGTCGGGCCTCGTTCTCCTCTGCACCCGTGGGTTTGCCGTGGCTCGCAGTCTGTAGCTCTCGCGTGTGCCTGTCGCACGAGCCCGTACACACGTGTGTGACGCCGACGCCCTGCGTGCACGTTGCGTGGTGTGCATTTTCGTCGACGTGCTGTCTTTATTCTGACCCACAGCGAGCCGGGCCCGCGTCCTGACGCTGCTGTGCGCTCCGCGCGTGGGGCCGGTGGTCTGTACCCGCTGGCTTCCGGCCCGTGTCTGGCTCCCTTGGTCCGAGAGCCGCGGCCATGCGCGATCGCTGGCGTGCTGAGGAACGCCAGAATTAAGACGGACGACCAGACCGAGAGGAAGCGAGCTGGCCTGTCTCTTTAAGGCAAACTGGAGAAAAGGCCTTGTGAACGGCAAGGCCAGGTCGGAGGACAGCATCGGCAGGCGTCCTGACGTCCAGTCGAGCAGCAGTCGGTGTTTCTGGCCCTGGGGTCTCTGCTCCGCGGCTGCGACCGGCGGCTGTCACCCGGCTGAACCTGGCCGCCCAGCGCCTCCCGGCCTCCTCGGACCTGGCGGAACAGCCCAAGGCCCGCTTCTTCCCGCGTCCCGGCTTCTGTCCGAGGCCGGGGCCTTCCTCGGGGCTAGAGGAGCCCCGGCTTCACTGCATCGCGTTTCTCGCTGCGCGGTGGGCTGTCTGATGGGAGGCCGTGGGGTCCACAGACGGGAGTTGGTGTCCTGGCCTGGCCAAGGTCACCTGAACTCAGGCCCCGGCTTCCCCTCTGCGTGGTGGATGCCGGAACAGCCCCTGCCCCAGGGTGGGTGCTGGGTGCTCTGCCTCATGTTCGGCTGGCCCGCAGGGGACACTCGCTCCCCTCCAGGGTGCAGGGCAGCGCTCTGCTCCCTCCTGGCCTCAGGCTTGTGAGTCTATGGCCTCAGCTACCTGCAGACTGAGGTGGGGGCCCACCCCTCCCTTGGCCCTCTGGGTCCAGCCCGGGTGCCGTGTCTGCTCCCTCATTCCCCAGACTGGGGGACTGCCTGGTGCAGAGTGGTGGGTCCAGGGGCTCCAAGCCCCCCTCCCAGTGGGACCCTGGCGAACACACCTTACTGGTGACAGCCACCTCATTGGCGGGGCTGACCTCCCCTTCGAGCGAGTTTGGAAGGGTAACAGGAGACGCTGAGATGCTTTCAGGAAACTGCCCACAGTTCCCTGCGCCCCCTCCCACCCGCTCACTGCCCACCCCCCCACTCGCTCTCTCCTCCCAAACTCTCCCTGCTCACTCGCCCCACCCCCGCTCActcccccccactccccccaacCTGCTCACTCCTCCCTTACTCCCCCTGCTCACTCCCCCCATCCCCGCTCACTCCCCCCCAACCTGCTCTCTCCTCCCTTACTCCCCCCCTCactccccccactcccccccccactcccaccagcCTGGGCTCCACTGCCCCGCCCCCCAGGAGAAGCCAGGCGGAGAGGGGCGTGGCTCTCGGGGCTCCCGCAGGCAGCCGCCTTAGCCACTTTCTCCATAGATTTGCTCTGagctgagggggcttccctgtggctcatctggtaaaagaatccgcctgcaatgcaggacaccccggtctgactcctgggttgggaagatcctctggaagagagaGAAGCTCCCACTttagtatcctggcctggagaatccaacggactgtgtagtccacggagtcacaaagagtcggcacgATGGAGTGACTTTCGTTTTCACTGAGTTGGCTGCACGCTGGTGCAGGCCTGACCCCCCATGCTGAGCTGTGAGTCTCCGACGGCACCGGGTCACTGGTGTTTCAGGACGTGCCCGTGGTGAGGTCCGTGGTCGGAGGGCATCTGTGCTTAAGCGCGACCCACCTTCGATGCCCGGCGTCCTGGCCGCCCGGCGATGTGCCCCACAGGACTCGCAGTGTGGCCAGGCGGCTGGCTGGAGCGCTGCGGGGTCCTTTCTGGGTTTGTTTTCCAGAGCCAGAGCTGCCATCAGAACCTGCAGGTGGGTTTTCCACCTGAACATGTGCTTCCTCTTCTTGGGTGAGTTTTTAAGGGCGGGCTGGCCGGTTCTCAGGGGAGCGCTGTCAGCATGTGAAGCCACCAGCGTCTTCCCACGTGGCTGTCCACCGGCCCGCCTGCCTGAACCCTCGCTCCGAGGCTCTCACATGAGGCTCAGAGTTTCCTGAGGAGACGGGCCCCCTGGCTTATTCTGGTGCCAGTTTCAGGCCAAGGACTGGGCCTTCTGGGCCCCCTCCCTCAGCCTTGCAAAAGGGCTGCCAAGGTCCAGCCTCGGTCCCCTGAGAGCTTCCGCAGCCCGGGCCCTGAGGATGTTGTGTTCCCTTCGTGGCTCTCTGCGGGGGCTCCAGAAATAGCCCTGAGGGGGTCTAGGAAGCCGGCCCTGCTCACCAGGACTGCTTCCTGGGGCTAGAAGGCTGTGTGGGGTGTGAGTGGGGGGCGTGGGAGGGCGGCGTCCCGGCTTGCTGAGTTTTCTTTAGCTTCTTGGGGCCTGCCCGGCTTCCTTCCAGACCCGAGTCTGCGCGGGGGAGGCTCGCGTCCGGCCGGGGGCGCCCCCGAGTCCTGTGGACATCGCCGGGGGCGCTAGCTACGCACCGCCCCTCCCGTGGGCTCTTATCTCGGGTTTGGCTGGCCGTCCTGAGCGGGAACCTGTGCGGTCCGCGTGTCGCGGTGGTTCTGCGTCCCCTCTGCTTGCCTGTAGGGGGGGCGCCCTCTCCGGCGAGTGCTTGTCGCCGCGCTGCCCTTTGGCCTCCGCCCAGCTCAGACTCCTCCCCTCGTGGGCTGCGTGTTCTGACGGGCCTCGGCACGCGGGGGTGTAACCTTGAGCCCACCAGCCTGCTGGCGTTGGGGCACCCGGCGGCCTGGCCCTTTGCTCTCGGCTGGCCCCTTGCCCCTTTTGTGCCCGCCAGCAGAACTGGCTTCTTAGGGCCTTGCTGCCTGCGGGTGTGTACACTGCGGGCCCCTGGGGGGGCCGAGGGCCCGGGTGAGGCACGTGTCCCCGTCCAGCTGCGCGGCggcagggcgggggaggggcgcggGGGGGCGACGCGGCCCTGCACCCCCCGGCGGGCCGGGCCCTGGGGCTGCGGAGGCGGCAGGGCGGGCCGTGCGGTGCACAGGGCGCAGCCCCTGCAGGCCCCGCCTGGGTGGGATAACGCCCGCGGTTGCCTTCCTGCCGGGCTCTGCTCCTCTGCCCAGCGGGCAGTGCGCTGCGTTACGTGAGGCGACTGGGGGTCAGAGCCTGCGCGTGGAGCCGGCTGCCTCCTGAGCGCCGCACCGCGTCTGTGGGTTCGGTGCCCCTGGGCCGTGCATTTGCGCGCCGTGCAGCGCCCGGGGGCCGGGCGCGCCTCCACGGCCGCCCTGGGGGCCTATCTTGTGAAGGCAGGATTTGCTGCGGCCTCCTCGGGAGTCGGCGCCGCGAGCTGGCAGCCGGCGCCTCGCGCGCAGGTGCAGGGCCGCGGCGGCCACCGGAGGGCGCTCCGTGAACACGCCCGCTCCGCGCCCGCGGTCACTGAGCCACCCGTTAGCCCGCTTGGAACC contains:
- the GPER1 gene encoding G-protein coupled estrogen receptor 1, whose amino-acid sequence is MELPTGAYNGTAAGLELPRALANGSAALSERQQYAIGLFLSCLYAVFLFPIGFVGNLLILAVNFRFREKMTIPDLYFINLAAADLILVADSLIEVFNLDEQYYGIAALCTFMSLFLQVNMYSSVFFLTWMSFDRYLALAKAVRCGPLRTKPRARLSCGLIWLASVSATLVPFTAVHLQHREDACFCFADVREVQWLEVTLGFVLPFAVIGLCYSLIVRVLVSAQRHRGLRPRRQKALRMILAVVLVFFVCWLPENVFISVHLLQRAPPGAAPCQRSPRHAHPLAGHVVNLAAFSNSCLNPLIYSFLGETFRDKLRLYLEQKTGLSALNRLCHAALKAVVPDGAEQAEVKLSSTV